DNA from Onychomys torridus chromosome 1, mOncTor1.1, whole genome shotgun sequence:
GCAGACAATATTGTTTCATGCCTTGTCttgttggaaatattttcatttttttaatgtttagtaAAGCATTGACCATAGGTTGATATAAATCACAACTCTATATACCTTAAATTctgcttctttgggatttttattatACAATACGTCTTTGAATATCTAAGCCCTCATATTATTCCTATTCTTTATGtaattcataaaataatatagGATTTTCTTAAACATCACTTCTATCTTTAAAACATGTTTGAAGAGAAAGAATTTATTCTTTAATGACAGAGAAAGCACTTAATTTTCATAATGTGATTTGGGTCTTCTTTTTCAGCATTAGTAATATATCTCAGTGCTTGACATACTATCCAAATTCTTTTATATTGGGCCAATCTCAGGCTCATTTCTTAGAGTTTTTAAGTTCACAGTATGTCATGGCTCACAACAAAGCCTTTATACAGAAATCCTAGTAACAGAAAGCTGACGTGCATACCCAGAGATTTTAGTtaagaacaaaaattaatttttgttgccTAACTAGTCTGTCACTCAGAGACAGGGTCTATTTTTCAAACTTCTATCCACCCATGCCCCCATAAACACTTTTTATCCAAATGCAGACAATgtaccttcctctgtctccatcaAGGTCAGATTAACAGGCCAATATGAAATCATAAGACTCTAGAGGTTTTCAGTGACATGTACTGCCTCCCTTGAGATGTGTGCAAAGATTACATCACTAACTTGATATTAGCAAGAACACAAGCCCAGACTCTGGTCCACAGCAAAGCTCCACAAATTGGAAAGAGGAGTCACAACAGGTGGGAAAAGAGAATTGTCTGAACCAATGATATGGATGTGAGGGTTTTTCCATACCTAGTATTTGGTAGCCTTATTTCCTAGGGCACAATTTATTTGATTAGCTAGTTAAAATATGTATAGCCAGTTACAAGAAAGCATAGCATTTCTAACCATTTTTAtcttacaaataaaaactaaaaacaaacaaaaaagagggtgTGGGTGACTAATGCCCAGAATGATTAAACATCCTTACTAAGGCCATACTTTTCTATGTGTTTCCTCCTTTTTGGTTCCCTGTTATTCCAACTCTACTATGGTGCCCTATAGAACTAAAATTTCTTCTCTCTGGACCATCAGGTATGTTTTAGAAATAATTATGGTGGAGGTTATACTCAAGAAAAGATAGGGAGATCATAAATAtagaaacaaattaattttactttGGCTATTCTTAATGACAAGTCTGAATCACTTCCTACATTAAATATGAAGTGGTTTAGAGGAATGGGTACAATCAACATTCCAGCACCAGAGGTTTCTTTAGGTGGAGACATCCTTTTGTACTCTAAGAACAGTAGTAAGACTCTTTGTCACCTGAGCCACTGTGCAGTTGAATACAACtagatttataatataatatgatttgGTCAGGACAGCAGGTATATAGGCAAAGATGAGAATAATTCTTACATCTTCTCTATTTTTCTCccctcttccatctttccttattttctccccaaacacaaataaaacaacgATGTGTTGATGGTAGGAAATAAAAAGCATTCAGTTTACAGGAAAAATGAATATCAGGATGATAAGATAAAACAGTAAAACTGTTAGTTCTAATATTTAAATACTGcttctttgctttttcatttgaTGAAATATAGTAAGATTTCATCAAGAATATAACCCATCGAACACTCAATCTCTTGAATGTtccaatatttaaaaacaaacatccaaCTAAGAATGCTTTCATGATATAGAGAAATAGCTTCTTATCCCTAGAACAGAGTCCTTGGTCTTAGATACCTTACAGATGGTGAGATATTTATTAGAGATGGAAAATGCACTGCCAGTTTGTCATGGAAAAATAGGGCATGACAACATGCCTCTACTTTGTGCTTTCTGCTGATTTAACTTTCATTGTACATTCTAGACAAGAATGCCAGCAGACGTTACTGTAGTAACAATGAACACTGTATTAAGAGTAGTATAGAATATATACCAGTAAATGAAAGTAAACCTCACAGAAACATTATGAACCACCTGTGGCAGTTTCTGTGAACAAAGAAATTTCAGTTCTCATCTGCAGTACTAGATCTGAAcacactgcctgtctctacccaGTACTCAGGTCATCTTTCATACAGCTCCACACTAGACAGAAAGATGAAGCTAGGCACAAGAAATGGCTCATACTTCAGATATCAGGGTCAAGTTCAACGACTATAATGTTTACTCATCTTGTTGTAGGTACATGTCATGGCAAGATCCAAAGGACTTTAATGGAGAACATTTCAGAGGCAACTGAATTTATTCTTTTGGGCTTAACAGATGCCCCAGAGCTGCAGATCCctttatttatcattttcatGATCATTTATTTGATCACATTAGTTGGGAACCTTGGAATGATTGTGTTAATTCTGCTGGATTCCCGACTCCATACTCCCATGTATTTTTTCCTCAGTAACCTCTCCCTGGTGGACTGTGTTTATGCCTCAGCAGTCACTCCTAAGGTAATGGAAGGGTTTCTCACAGGAGGTAAGATCATATCCTACAATGCATGTGCTGCCCAGTTGTTCTTCTTTGTAGCCTTTGCTATTACAGAATGTTTCATCCTGTCCTCAATGGCCTTTGATCGTCATGCAGCAGTATGCAAACCACTGCATTACTCTACCACCATGACAAGTTCCATGTGTGTTCGACTGGTAACTGTCTCCTATATGAGTGGATTTCTACAATCCTCCATCCATGTTGCCTTCACCTTCCACCTCTCCTTCTGTCATTCTAATGTGATTAACCACTTCTTCTGTGACATACCTCCACTGCTGGCTCTTTCTTGTTCTGATATCCATGTAAATGAGATTGTAACTTTTACATTGGCTTTATTTGATATCGTTTTCACTCTGTTGATTATCTCAAACACTTACCTGCTTATTTTCATCACTATTCTGAGGATGCGTTCTGCTGAGGGCCGAAAGAAGGCCATTTCCACCTGTGCATCACACCTCACCACTGTGTCCATCTTTTTTGGAACAATCATCTTCATGTACTTACAGCCCAACTCCAGTCACTCCATGGACACTGACAAAATCGCCTCTGTGTTTTACACCATGGTTATCCCCATGCTGAACCCTCTTgtctacagcctgaggaacaaaGAGGTCAAGAGTGCATTCAAGAAGGTTGTGGGAAATTCAAAGTCATAATTGGGCTAAGTCAATTAATTACAAATTGATTTTAAATTATGGAAACTTCCATTTGATATCTATTGTCTTGtagtaatttttcttaaattgtttcATCTATATTCCTTTTGATATTCCTTTACACATGgtatctctatttttatttttcaggcatGAGTAGTTTAGAGTAAATTGTTGATGTATTGCATAAATAATAAgcaattcaattttaaaatcaagattATAATGCTATTTACTGCCAGGATTATAGTGTTCAACACTATTGGTATCACCTTCTTTTACCCTAATCTCTCATGccagttatatttttaattattaaagtttaaaatatctgatatttttgaaattacacttcttttttgttgctcatgagtgtgtgtgtgtgtgtgtgtgtgtgtgtgtgtgtgtgtgtgtgtgtgtgtgtgtgtgtgtgtgtgtgtgtgtgtgtgaaagccacAAACCCACTATAGATACCAGAGGATAATTTTCACAAGTTGGTTCTCTTTTTACCATATGGGTCAGGGATGTAACCCAGTTTATCAGAATTGGCACCATGAGCCTTTACCCAATGAGTATATCTCCATCTCAATTTCTTATAGACAGTGTAAAGCTATAGTTCTTAACAGTACTTTAAACAAACATTTTGAGACATCCTAAGAAAATGCATCAGCCCAAGATCATCAAAAcagctttttttcttaaatattattttgacaTATGGCTTTTTGAACCTTGGTGTTCAAATAGGTCTAATGATGAGTTTCAATAATAAAGAACCACATAGTATCTACATCTATTCAATTCCTTGATTTCAGCAGATTTCAGAAATAAATTCACCCAAAACTACATTTATAGTTCCTCTTGCCAGAGTTCTACGTAGTTCTTAACCTTGTCTAACATTTGTGTTGGACAGCAATATCTTTCATAAAATAGAATTCTTTAACCATTATTTAAAAGATGAATCAATTTGTAAAGTAGAAAGTAAATTATTAAAAGTATGAAAATATCTAGAGATCATCCTAATTTCTCATGATTTTGAGGTAAATACATTGAATTCAATGTCAAAATTGAGAGGAAATCCCTTAGGGCTTCTGATGGACTTCATGGTATCGTTGATCACTTCAGGATGTTCTGTAAGGTAAATCAAAACCACAGCCAAGAAGTGgtacattaaatataaatcacTTTAACTTGAAACCAAAGGCATTTGTACCTGGAAAAATGAGCTTCTTCTCCTATATCAATCCTCGTGTTGGATATCaggcatttttttcttacatgaatTAAGTGCTTattcaatgaaataaatttacattattaAGCAACTAAATCAGCTAATCAGCTAATGTGTGAGCAGAAAATTTTACATGTGAACAAATGAGTGGATCAGTGAGAAGAAGAACAAAAGAGAGTTTATCAACAAGACTGCATCGTTCAAGCCCAGTACTGTAAAGCCGCTCCCATGGGTATGGACAACATGGGCTCCAA
Protein-coding regions in this window:
- the LOC118595126 gene encoding olfactory receptor 5B12-like, whose translation is MENISEATEFILLGLTDAPELQIPLFIIFMIIYLITLVGNLGMIVLILLDSRLHTPMYFFLSNLSLVDCVYASAVTPKVMEGFLTGGKIISYNACAAQLFFFVAFAITECFILSSMAFDRHAAVCKPLHYSTTMTSSMCVRLVTVSYMSGFLQSSIHVAFTFHLSFCHSNVINHFFCDIPPLLALSCSDIHVNEIVTFTLALFDIVFTLLIISNTYLLIFITILRMRSAEGRKKAISTCASHLTTVSIFFGTIIFMYLQPNSSHSMDTDKIASVFYTMVIPMLNPLVYSLRNKEVKSAFKKVVGNSKS